In Bufo gargarizans isolate SCDJY-AF-19 unplaced genomic scaffold, ASM1485885v1 original_scaffold_1172_pilon, whole genome shotgun sequence, the genomic stretch acagccacatgttcctgtacactgagctcacttatcacagctctctgattccccagcagggggaggggcctcgcAGACATTACACGACAGCCACAttttcctgtacactgagctcacttatcacagctctctgattccccagcagggggaggcgcctcacagacactgcaggacagccacatgttactgtacactgagctcacttattacagctctgattccccagcagggggaggggcctcacagacactacaggacagccacatgttcctgtacactgagctcacttatcacccCTCTCTGATACcatagcagggggaggggcctcacagacactgcaggataGCCACATGTACCTGtccactgagctcacttatcacagctctctgatttcccagcagggggaggggcctcacagacactgcaggatagccacatgttcctgtacactgagctcacttatcacagctctctgattccccagcagggggaggggcctcacagacactacaggacagccacatgttcctgtacattGAGCTCTAGTGAaatcaggcgcagtgaggaagctggcagccttcgagcgtctttccctcaccaAGCCTGCGCCAAATGCTGAACGGCGCAAAATTTCACctgagcacagggctggcagacagatgtgagcgctgcctggccctgtcaatcaggacttggtggTAGGCAACAAAGTTggtagaacggagcctctaggagcaggaacaatgcccccccctgctcctagaggctaattagcatattataaaagttagatttctggggTAACAtcattccccagcagggggaggggcctcacacacactgcaggacagccacatgttcctgtacaccgagttcacttatcacagctctctgattccccagtAGGGGGAGAggcctcacacacactgcaggacagacacatgttcctgtacactgagcttacTTATCATAattctctgatgattccccagcagggggaggcgcctcacagacactgcagggcagcaacatgttactgtacactgagctcccttatcacagctctctgattccccagcaggaggaggggcctcacagacactacaGGACAGCCagatgttcctgtacactgagctcacttatcacagatctctgatgattccccagcagggggaggggcctcacagacactgcaggacagccacatgtcctTGTACACTGAGCTTACTTATCATAATTCTCTGATGATATCCCAGCAGGGGAGGCGCCTCACAGACactgataaaagtaggaataggctagttaggtttagctgacattagcacaccgctaatgtcagctagctgaatggggttaaatctggtgacagaaaccctttaagtttgtgtgaatggggcctaagcaggggcatagctatagggggtgcagaggtagcagtcactaccgggcctaggagcctaagggggcccaaagaccctttgtgccacataagacactggcattacagATGGTgaatactggtcaatttacaccattggctggagggaaggggttaggtgatgaatttggcatgagggggtgccctttcaatgtttgcctcaggcagcagaaaggctacgtgctcccctgccaacaagcactgagggacggggcccaagctaaactcttgcaccagggcccatgagattttagctacgcccctgggccaAAGCCTTTAGCAGCATGCTGTGAGTGGAGGAAGGCATCCATGCACAGCAATGCTCAAGTTATGCAGGCCATTGCACCTACAGATGACTTGGAGGGAATGCATCTTTTCCACTATAAGGCCACGGAAAGAAACCAAAACGCATTTGTTTAAACAGTTTTATTTAAGAATCCATTGACAtccaaacacagaagacatgactGCAGCAAACAGCATTCTGGTTATTACCTACAAACCTAAACCGTCCCAACACTATGAACAGGAGCATGTTTCATTTCACTCCAGAGCGTTTACCACCCGCCGCCACCAGCATCATATGCCGTTCACAAGGACTCATTGGCGTTAAACAGAAAAGAACCAGATGTTTGTCCCTATAGGGCCCTCAGGAGATTGTAACAAAAATCAAACCATGGTCACCTGACCAAAACTCCTTTTAGGAGTCCTATCTATATGTTAAAACTTTAacctttattatttacttttaaaaCTAAAATACTCGGAGAAACCAATCTTATAAGGCAATTTAAAAATATCAGGCAGCAGTTTCGGGCTAAGTCAGTTAATTTATGTCTTTTTTGGGGGCGCTGTCATAGATACTCTGTGGCCATGTATCACCGCAGGTTACCAGGTGTGTTTTCAATGGTGAATTATTTGGTGTCCCTATAGGTCCTAAGTATAGGAGCTTCTATTGTACACATGTCAATCACAGCAACACAACTCGATTGGTGGAACCCATAGATTGGGAGGGGATAGATAGTTTAGGCAGGCGAAACAGAGCGTGTCACGCTATTACTCCAACTCACCTGATGAAGCCGCATCGCGGGGTAGGGACAATCTACAATTTTTAGACAGGTTGCAGTATAGGGCAAGATCTACAACCAGTAGGGTCGCAATCATTGTCCAGCTCCATAAATATTGTGCGAATGTCTGGAGGCAAACTGCCTGATCTCCCAGCGTGCGAAACTGCTACCTGATATTTCTAAATGACCTTGTAGTATTGGTTTCTCCGAGTATTTTAGTTTTAAAAGTCAATAATAGAGGTTAAAGTTTTAACATATCGATAGGACCTCTAAAAGGAGTTTTTGGTCAGGACACAGAAAAGAACGCACACCTCATACAGCATTCACAGCAGTAGACATTTCAAGGAGAGGAAAAGTTATTATATTTGTACACAAACGCATTTCAAACAGTTATAGCTTTTAGGCGGGGAATGAAATAAGCTCCAGTCTTCCAAATGAAGAAGAACATTGGTGCGTTACTTGCTCCCACTGCTCTCTGCACGCGCTCACTATGGCCACTGGCTCGAGAGACACATCTCCAACGTTTAGAAAGAAAAAATCCCAAAATGCACCCCCAGGTCACTGCTCGCTCTCTGGATCTCACTCATACCCCAAGCCTCTCATGCCTTGGTACCAACAATCCCACAGTTCAAACAGCCTTCCGGTTCCAACTCACAGCCGTGCGTACTCAGGGTTTATTCACACATcggtttgtgttttgcggatccactaaacacggacacaggcaatgtgcgtttcgtattttgcggaccgcacatcgccagcacttaatagaaaatgcctattcttgtccgcaattgcagacaagaataggcattttctattaagtgccggcgatgtgcggtccgcaaaatgcgtaacgcacattgccggtgtccgtgttttgcggatccgcggatctgaaaaacacacacagatgtgtgaatggaccctaatccctTCATAGAAGATATGCAGCTGAACCACCAGCAAGCTTGAAGAAAACCTCTAGAGAAAAAGTctgtaaattacattttacagTTGTAATTACTATAAAATTAGGAAATGTTGCCTTACCCACCCCCCTCACTAAGCCATACTATCTACATACCCCAACCAGAGGACTTGGACTCGAGCTAAAGCCCCCAATGAACCCAGTAGCCAGCATTAGGAGAACCCCAGCCTATAGCAGAGTTCGAGCCATAAGAATTACTACCTGAGCCAAAACTCTGTGGCCGGTCTCTTGGCTGATTTCCTTGCCACTGATTGATACCCTGTGGACCAAGCTGATTCTGCTGACTAGCAAGCATACCCATCATCCCCGAGCTGCTCTGTACGGCTGCCGGAGCAGCAGCCATCATTGTAGGGTAAATGCTGAATGGCCCAAAGTTCATGCCACCACCATCCCCCATGTTATTAGGCTGGTTGTGCGCAAGGCCTCCATTGTTTGGCCTGTTATTAGGATATCCACAATTCCCAAAGATGGGTCCTGGGACTCTGCCACCGCTCTCCAAAGGGCTCTTTCTATTGTGTTTAGCTGCCGATACGTGAACACTGAATCCTTTGATAATCACATCTTCTCCACACAAAGACTCCGCAAccttgggaaaaaaataaagacatTCAGTCACCGAGGTGACATCTACAAATCCAATTCTAGCACCAATGACTGGGAAAAACATTGGAATTACCGGGCTTCTAAACAACGGCACATTGGTTAACCCTTTCAGCACCGGGCCACTTtccaccttaaatcccaggctgatatttgcaaatctgacatgtgtcactttgtgtggtAATAACCTTAGAACACTAttacttatacaagccattcagagaacgttttctcgtgacacattgtacttcatgacagtgggaaatttcagtcgatatatttcacctttatttataaaattattccaaattagaatttctctacttttaag encodes the following:
- the LOC122923100 gene encoding TAR DNA-binding protein 43-like yields the protein MTAEELRHFFTQYGEVVDVFVPKPFRAFAFVTFADDQVAESLCGEDVIIKGFSVHVSAAKHNRKSPLESGGRVPGPIFGNCGYPNNRPNNGGLAHNQPNNMGDGGGMNFGPFSIYPTMMAAAPAAVQSSSGMMGMLASQQNQLGPQGINQWQGNQPRDRPQSFGSGSNSYGSNSAIGWGSPNAGYWVHWGL